CGGTGCTCGCAAGACAGCGGGAGAACGTGTTTCCCATGCGCCCTCCCTCGATTCACCTCCACGCTGGGAAGGGTTCCAGCAGGTTTTGTGCCAACGTTCCAACGGCCACGAACATGTTTGTTGTGGAATGGCGCCGCAATTTTCAGGTCTGCAATGCACCTTCTTCTGGCATGCTGTGCTCCATACAGCcacgtaatcttttttttttttttttttttttttctcggctaGGTGAAAGATTGATTACGGCTTTCATTATAAACCAGGCGCCTGATTCTGCAATGCTAAGGAGCTGCAGCCCAGGACATCTACCGCACAGCGGACGGTCGCAGCCAGTAGATGTGGACGACGGGCAAGCGTTCAACAATGACCTATACCTCAGCTGCTCTGCGACTGCAGTGAAAGAACATGTGTTCTTGTGCTGGTGTTCACCTGAATCTCGGATGTTTGGATTTGGCTGTAACGGAGTACTTGTTGGGGCAAAATAGGAGAAAACCTGCCCACTTTTTAGTAGTCCATATATAAGCGCGAATTATGACGCGAATTCTCACCCTTCTCACGTCCTTGCGAGGCACGGATGAGGTATACGGACACGAACACGAGCCAGCTGAGCTGCCATAATCCATCTATACTGCTGAGTTCTCCTGCTCCAAAAACACTAGGAAAGAGGTGCTATCGGCCTTCTGCGCCTGCTTCCAAATGTCTATGTAGAAAGCACGAGTTTCAATATCATGCTATAATGTAAAGGTGTACAACTCCACATTGTTTCGCAGTGCGCGACCGAAGCACGTCATTGTTCTCTCTATCGTTAACCTGGCGTAAGAACGAAGGAAAGGAATAACGAATGAGtggaggaacgaaaaaaaaaaggaagaaaaagaactGTTGAAAGAGAGCGAGAAAAGCTATGTGCGCCAGTGTCTTGGTTCCTCTCATGGACGCACGCGTCATCCGCCTCGCTGTTTCCACGCGGTGGCCCAGATGCCAAGGAAGTGCACGTCGTTCGTTCGCTGATGCGACGTTGTGCGCTCCACGCAGCTGCATGTCGGACGCGCGACACGCATGGCGTCACACGCTAACCAGCAGCAGGAGGACCCGCTTCTGAAGCGGCCGGCGCACGCTCACAATGCTCCTGTGACCCACCGGATGCAGTTgtgtcgccgccgccgcgcctCGGGCTCTTTTCAAAACGCTCCGAGGCGCGAAAAGAGCCTGCGGCCCGTCGTATTCTGCCGGCCCCTTTAGCCCTCTTCGCTCATTTTCTTCCTGATATACGCGCACTGTCCACTTTCGCGTATATATACTGCTGCGGCGGCGCAAGAGTACGGCGCGGGGTCTTTGCATGGcccctgtttctttctttttcacttaaGTACCTCCGCGTTCCGTTCTGGTTTCGGATGCCTTGTCAGCGGGTCACATGTCTGCGCGTCTGTTATATGCCCAGGAAACGGGATTGCATCGAAAGAACGTGTAGTCGATAACGGACGAACACGGAAGGGCGGGAGAGACAAGAGAGATCCGGAAAACAACTTCCGAGCGACGGGGAAGGAATGTGGGCCTCTTTTTCTTCCTCGTCTTCGTGGAAATGAAATTCGTTACGAGGAAGTCAAATGGAAAGGAGCATAGCTGGATATCCAAATATCAAAATTGTAGCCTTCGAATGTACGTGGAAAAAAATGACTACCTATCTCGAATTGAATACCGGCCGCATATATTTTCCCTGTTAGAAAACAGTGACCGGGTGGGCAGTAAGCTTGATAACTAACATTCATTAACGCATGTAATAAAGTTTTTAAGTGTACGGAAATCACTATTCGCTCGAATGCACAGCTCATGAGCGACCGGCTTGTGATATTTCAGTATAGCTGTACTCGCTTGTTGATGTTGAGGTGCAAGCCACCACATTCATCGAAGCTTGCCTCGTGCAGGTTCTAGTGGTCGTATACTGCCGGATATTCTACATAGTCGAATATTCGAAAGTATGGAATAACGAATGTAGCACGAATTGCGCTGACTCCGACATTGGCCCCTGCGCATAACAAATGAGAGGTTGCTTTAGCCCCAAGAACAGTCAGAAAGAAACATCTAAGAGTGAAAATGCATTCTAAGACATCACATTATGGATCATAAACACATCAACAGCACTATAGGACATTACTATGCCATCCTAATTAAGCAGTGGAAATCTTCGAATCATCGCGGGCTCATGGAGTCTAGCATTGCACTGACTCTAGAATTATTCCATGCACCTTGATATGTAATGTCCTTGAAAATTGTAGCTGCGCGTGGTGGTTTCGTGTCGTTGTTTTCAGGGGGCGTTAGGTGGCTTCTAGAGGGTGTGGGAGAGGCAGCggacccagtgagacccgtaggtaacgtacactttCCTGAATCGCTTGGATTTCAAGgtgacggaagcatcaaccggtcagcaatcgagataagcaagagacgtttagagtattggtggaaaaaaagcagggaggagattgatacgactggatccattacaggcataggtataTAGAGCtacaagccaacctcctctgacgcCGCCCCTCCCTCTCTTTGGAGCTTATCTGCGCCTTAACTCTTGGGAAGTAGGCCTTCCAAGGTTGCCGAACCTTACGAGCGCTTACCGCTTGCCTATTATGTGGTGAGGGCCTATTCTCCatcagcctttcttttttttttaatgcgttagcatttgtACGCCTGTGAAGTGtggggaagccggtcacgtggtagaacTAAAGAGCTAGGGGATGGGAAAATTTAGAAGaccgtgcatatatatatatatatatatatatatatatatatatagggtgatcaaagttaagtcgacgggcttttctttgtttttttaattaggcgcttaGATGTACGTGAACACCATCTCTACAGTACGGTAGAGATGGTGTTCACCATCTCGACCTTACTACTGCGTCCCCCATCCAGGGGGACGCAGaatgagatgataattattgATCTCGGTGGcttaattaaccaaaattgaataattaactttttagtggctgcagtaagcaggcatgtttgTACTGAAAAGTTAGATAcaatcgtgtttctacacagtttcatttTGCATAATTCTTCTAGCGCGGCTCTTCGAGGAGcggggctatatatatatatatatatatatatatatatatatatatatccccgctcctcgaagaggcagggcATGTGTCGTGTGAGCGATGTGGTAAACGCGGTGTACATCATGAATGGGAAACCTCAAACAGGTGcaacgtaatgctaacgcatttctctcgcagttACCGCAAAAATCGCTACtgaatatttttcttcctccatagCTTGATCCCTGTGTCCGCACTTCCTGTGTCGTGAGTTACGTCGTTGCGTATCGTTTCTTTGCATGTCAGTGAACGCATAACGTTGCATAGACATACATAGCGTTGTAAGTATAGTTGCGTAGCGTTGTACATAGTTGCATAATGGCCGTCTATGGTTGCATATATCTCCCACCTATTTCGCCAGTACAAGTCCTTCAGTAGTAGTGTGAAGCCAGGtgcagtgaattttttttcttcttcagatAATCTATTGATAGTCTATCGAAAGTCTAGGTTATCTGCGGAGGACTGATTTGAAATCTGTGCACCACGATAGAGCGAAGGAAGGAGACTTTTGTCTATGGACTAGATACACAAAAAGAGCGGACCACAAACGCTTTATAGACAATCTGTGTAGGCTGTCTGAATTCATTTTTGTGAAAGATCTTAATTGAATTCTTATATGTGACATTGTTTCGACGCAGGAGGGGCGCGGCAGGAGGGCGCTGGTAAGAGCCCTGGCATGGAACCATGGTGGCTGTGTCGTACCGCCGGGCCCGCCTGCTGGTGCTGGCCCTGCTCGCCAGCGGGTTTCTCGTGGCTCGCATCCACCGAGCGCAGCTGGGAGGCGGAGCAGCGCCCGTCGTCCTCACGGGACAGCAGGCGCTGCAGGTAAAGCACTTTCTACTCCCCTGGTTAACCTATGCACTTCCTGTCTTTCATTTCCTTAGCTCCATCTTCGTTTGTTTCAGTTGGCTCCGAAAATTCATATCCTGCTGTACTCTTATCCTGCTGTACATCTGTATTCTCATCTATCTACGTTAAAAGTACAACCGTAAGGATAAGCCAACCAGAAGTAAAGTTGCTTATCGCTGAACTTGGTGGGCCAATGAACAGCCCGCCTGCTTATATGCTGTCATGAGGGCAGTATAGGGCTGAAAGGCTCGGCACACCGAATACGCAGTTGTTTACGATATTCTGATCTATAGAGGACACAAAGAAAAGGTTCGATGGCAAGAGTTGATGAAGTATGTTTTCGTAATTGAAAGCCTCACCGTTCGCACTATAATAGCTATATACGGCGCCTTTCGCAACGGCGGAGGTTTAGCACTATACCACAAGTTGCCAGAGTGTGCCCTCCTGTTCATTTCCCCATAAGTGCTTCCACTTCGTACCATACTTACTGAGGCTAACATAAGTTGAATTTACGCTCATACGGATATGGCGTGGAATCCATACGGAGTCAGACTCATACATTGCGCAAGCATCCCACGGAAATCGCATATAATAATTGGACTATTACACGAAAAACTTTCAGTTGTAATGTTTCACTATCGCACTCTTTCTTTAACAAAGTAAAACCATTCTAACCGCTCCTATATTCGTGTCGTTGCAGGTCACGATTCCTCTAGAGCTGTCCCAAAGGCCTGCGTCTCAACCACCTACCAAGTTCCCCAAGTACCCCTTCAAGTACTATGACCCCCAACTTCCACCCAGACATGAAATTCGGGACAGAGACTCGTTCTCGTATTTCGAGCCCGTTGGCAACGGCACCTGTTTCGTGCTTGGCACCGATCTTAACGCGAGCCACAGTTCGTGCATCTGCCGGCCAGGGTGGACTTCGGACGACTGCAGCTTGCCCGAAGCCATCAGTTCTTCCAAGCGATTCAGACGTCGCTGGACCAACAAGAAAGTGCACCGCAGGAACGGCCGGCCGCGGCGTCTCGTTAACGCAATCAACGTAAACCACGAGCTCGACCTCTTGGAGGTGCGGTTGCGAGAACTGTACAACGTCGTCGACGTGTTCGTCGTCTGCGAGTCCAACTACAGCGCCAGGGGGGAGCCCAAGCCGTTGCACCTCCTTCCGGAGCTCCGAAAAGGATTCCTGGCGCCATACCAAAACAAAATCGTGCACGTCTTCCTCGACCACTTCCCGAAGAAAGGTCGGGAAGACGGCTGGTTCGCCGACGGCTACCAGAGGAGCTTCCTCTGGCGGCAGGCCAAGAGGCAACTCTCGGGACTCAGGGACGACGACCTCTTCGTTCTGACGGACGCTGACGAGATACCGAGGGCGGGTCCGCTGGCGTATCTCAAGACGCACGAGGGCTTCGGTGAACCCATGTTTCTGCGGCTGCGTTGGACGCTGTACGGGTTCTTCTGGCAGCACGTGCAGGAGCACGTGCAAGTGCTCTCCGTGTGCACGATGCGCTTTCTGTCGAGGGTGCTGGGCAATGACGCGGCACGCCTACGTCGCGAGGACATCCCGGCCAACTCGGAGGAACTCTACGGAGGAGAGCTCGAGGACTGGACGCTGGGCCAGAACGGCGATTTCAACGCCGGCTGGCACTGCTCGTGGTGCTTCGACGTCGAGGGGCTCCGAGTGAAGCTCAAGTCTGCGCAAAAGGACGACGGCATCCGGTGGGGCGACTTTCCGGAAAAGACGTCCGCTCGCTTCTTGAGCGTCCTCGTCAGACGTGGCCTGTGGTTTGACGGCAAGAAAGTGACTAAGCCGAGCGTACTGACTCGAGGGGGCACTGTGCCGTCGTCCGTGATGGACGACGATAAATACAGTTACCTCCTGTCGCCTGACAACGGGACTGGACACAGGCCGGAGCTGCAATAGTTTTCCGTCGGGATGTGCGGCTTTCTATCCTGAACAATTTACAACAATCGTCTTCCAGGGCACAACAACTTAGCAGCACTATCTTAAGGGACGCTGAAGAGGTTCTCGGGGGAAAAAAACTGAGCTAAAACACAGAGTCCTAAGGCGTTAGACTTCCCTTTGCAAAATGGGAACCATCCAGAAATCTGTTAGATAAGAGCCGTAGCAAATTACGCGTGTAAGTTTGCCGCCTTTTCTGACCGCCTACTCGGTGTCGACGTAACATCTGCTATGCAGTGTTGTCCAAGCTTCATCGAAGCGTGCAGATTGATCAAGGCCACAGTTTTTTTCCATGTGATGACACCAAGATGTCCTTGGGCGGGGCCATTACCAACCTCCCACAGTGTCTTCTGCTCTGTCCGCTCGAGTAAAGGTTTGGGCAGCTAATTTTGGAGCGGGACGCGGCGAATCTAATTGAATTCGGAAGTTATATTGATAAATATCTGCGCATCGAGCAACGGACTTCGCCGTTTCTAGCTTGGAAAACctcttcagttttcttttttttttcttttttttttcttatctggcTGCACATTTCGAAAAATACGTTCGCAAATCTACTTCGCCTGTATGGCTTTCGAAGTATGTTGCGAAGGCGAAGAAGTTAAGGCTATGCAGGCAGGCGAAAAATCATATATATCATATCACTTCGCAGTTGTCAGGCCAACCCCGTGCTGGACGCGGATGGCGCTTTTTATCGCTATCGCATGCCAATATTGACATTTAGCAACGAGCTTGTCAAGCAACGCACAGGCGCTGGTTCGCTGCTTCCCTGCCAGACCACATAGCGTCATCGGTCACAAATCTTTATCATCTTTGTCGGCGTCTCGCATCACCGCATGCATACGCACCTGCGCGCTCTGATGTCAGTGAAATGGACTGTAAAGTCTGGTGAAATATGCATAAACATACTCGCAGctgccttcattttttttttttgtacagctgCTTATAGTATTGAACTAAGCTTGCAGACCGGGCCTATTGTAAACCAAAGTATGTCTCTATTTGTCCCATCTGCTCGTCTTACACGTACCGCCGAGAACAAGGTGAGTGCGACGATGCTTGTGATCTGTGGAAATAAAAGTGTACTTATTAAGGAGTTTGTCGCTCCTTATCGCAATTTTCGTCATTCATTGCGCGCGTCCATGTGCTCTTCAACCCGGAGCCAAATTTCAGATTATAAGCCTTTAATGAAGGCACATATAAATACCCGAACAAAGtgtttattttctttctaaatgtgcaaaacacatcggGAATAAGCATAATCAAAGAAAATCAAAATATCTTGCGGAAGCTTTTCCTGTAGTAGAGGGGATCCGCCTGGCAGAAAACTGGAATTAGGCTTCAACCCCGAGCCACCTGTGGCTTCATTTCGAATTTGTAGAGAGAGCTTTTCAGTTGCTTTACGTCGCGTGTGTGACACCACCGCAGCCGgagatattagacagttttagtttagcgtggttaccggaatagcgggcgtaccggaatagcgggatcgaagtgcgcatgcgcagaacgctaaccgacctataccgtttaccgtgcgcacgctatttctcagagttaacgttaccgtgttagctatagtagacagttttagtttagcgttagcgtaatagcggggttacgggaaatagcgttaccgttccgcaaacgaactttgcagaaagagagttttagtatagcgtgatagcgtagtttacgtgcgggacgctattccattacgctttgaatttcgcatacacagggcacctaattctatgtgtgtgtgcgtcgggaaagtacgataggcagcgcaatggaagccaggagcgcgttgtatttttacttcacatgtccgtcgatctgcaacgaaacagacaagcagtacaagctgtctaccatagcctccgacatcctcccatctcagaggccatatgccatcgtcgcgcctatcttccgactttagcgacagatggcgctcgcatctcaaaaagaagtttctctcgttaggcttaggcgtgtttgaaacgagaagcgatctcgaaaattcctcaagattagccataacactctctcggcgaagcggcatgagactaagcaaaagccgtttacgcagtaatttgctacgaacgaagggAATTCTACAAAAActacgccaaattcagttcgaagtgggcgaccgggaccgccgccatgttttacgtacactacgtacaccacgctaacacggtaacgttaactctgagaaatagcgtgcgcacggtaaacggtatgggtcggttagcgttctgcgcatgcgcacttcgatcccgctattccggtacgcccgctattccggtaaccacgctaaactaaaactgtctagtgaaCTAGAAGTTCACTAtagtgttagcgtggtgtacgtagtgtacgtaaaacatggcggcggtcccggtcgcccgcttcgaactgaatttggcgttgttttcgTAGAATTCACTTTGTtagtagcaaatgactgcgtaaacggcttttgcttagtctcatgccgcttcgccgagagagtgttatggctaatcttgaggaattttcgagatcgcttctcgtttcgaacgcgcctaagcctaacgagagaaattttttctgagatgcgagcgccttCTGTCgctaaagttgggagataggcgcgacgacggcatatggcctctgagatgggaggatttcggaggctatggtagacagcttgtactgcttgtctgtttcgttgcagatcgacggacatgtgaagtaaaaatacaacgcgctcctggcttccattgcgctgcctatcgcactttccggacgcacacacacatagaattaggtgccctgtgtatgcgtaattcaaagcgtaatggaatagcgtcccgcacgtaaactacgctatcacgctatactaacactctctttctgcaaagttcgtttgcggaacggtaacgctatttcccgtaaccccgctattacgctaacgctgaactaaaactgtctattgtatcgttctgtctcctctgaccgtgCTTTCCAGAACTAGGCGCACGCCAAACTTCTTTCTCTTCCGCCTGCTATCATCTCGCAAGAGATTGGCAgcattgtaaataaaataaatatgtatatatatgtatatatatatatatatatatatattttttttccgatttcccgtccactttctggggtatttatgtttttacaactagaactaaccctgggagtgttagccagcgccatcactCACGAAcattggcggcggatgtggagcaTCCTTTCTGCCCcaggctagggtggctagaaggggaggtgtgaataccggcggcgcaagcgtgacccctcagcgcaccgatgccgcagggcggcgctgttgaccgaggcgcgggaaggcacgcatccgaaatgagcgcatcgccagcctcgggcatcgcgcgttgtctgcgagcgtcatggaatatacgtctttatccatgaaatcaacgttttatcagcccacatcactactcctgtgagattttacgggcccagttcgcattgcgtcgatagattcaaacgcggggttttttttttctttttttttttttttttcttttttttttttttttgtcctccggatcaggatcataggggctggggctctggaataatttcgaccacttcgggttctttaacgcgcactcacaccttacggcacacaggtgccttgcatttcgactccctcaaaatgcgaccgtcgtcgtcgaggtcagcagtaatcaccctatgcgtgctgtacgtacgacctgtaaactgcagtcattacccgattacttctcgacgtacaaaccactttgtgcca
This genomic stretch from Dermacentor silvarum isolate Dsil-2018 chromosome 2, BIME_Dsil_1.4, whole genome shotgun sequence harbors:
- the LOC119442535 gene encoding beta-1,4-mannosyl-glycoprotein 4-beta-N-acetylglucosaminyltransferase, with product MVAVSYRRARLLVLALLASGFLVARIHRAQLGGGAAPVVLTGQQALQVTIPLELSQRPASQPPTKFPKYPFKYYDPQLPPRHEIRDRDSFSYFEPVGNGTCFVLGTDLNASHSSCICRPGWTSDDCSLPEAISSSKRFRRRWTNKKVHRRNGRPRRLVNAINVNHELDLLEVRLRELYNVVDVFVVCESNYSARGEPKPLHLLPELRKGFLAPYQNKIVHVFLDHFPKKGREDGWFADGYQRSFLWRQAKRQLSGLRDDDLFVLTDADEIPRAGPLAYLKTHEGFGEPMFLRLRWTLYGFFWQHVQEHVQVLSVCTMRFLSRVLGNDAARLRREDIPANSEELYGGELEDWTLGQNGDFNAGWHCSWCFDVEGLRVKLKSAQKDDGIRWGDFPEKTSARFLSVLVRRGLWFDGKKVTKPSVLTRGGTVPSSVMDDDKYSYLLSPDNGTGHRPELQ